One region of Glycine max cultivar Williams 82 chromosome 9, Glycine_max_v4.0, whole genome shotgun sequence genomic DNA includes:
- the LOC100809429 gene encoding uncharacterized protein — protein sequence MAFHVACPITCRRICFCTLGFPRALHAAPDAAANAFVHDVASLRDFLADTRRDDATVQVPVPKVLPPPPPPPPPSDAVSLGADALDESASMKAKRIALQRKGAAAMIAAEEYARRFESGDVVNTPGNVTGDDQGQANRSYCRICKCGENEGSEKAQKMLSCKSCGKKYHRNCLRSWGRNRDLFHWSSWTCPLCRICEACRRTGDPSKFMFCKRCDGAYHCYCLQPPHKSVCNGPYLCTKHARCHSCGSNVPGNGLSVRWFMSYTNCDACGRLFTKGNYCPVCLKVYRDSESTPMVCCDSCQLWVHCQCDNISDEKYHQFQLDGNLQYKCPTCRGECYQVKNPEDAAREIWRRRNIAERDLIASLRAAAGLPTQEEIFSISPFSDDEDSGPLKLKSESARSFKFSLKNLANDSPKKKSSSKKTAKKKDSQLFMTSKIDTHNSCEGHSDIKSLHSLDDDKNDDIQSQRNEGPDVYSSPAAGSLSQTEASFPIDQPGILKQKFVDEVMVSDEERKPRVVRIKSNKALIPDSEEESGKHSLKTQNVKGKKLVINLGARKINVASSPRSDTSSCQKDQDPVTVNGNEDISQWRKGDKFALDRQDDTARHIDGKGNKVDSGQSKIFRVSGREGNLIKLGKVKPDVSEFNLTSGRGNMSDGRIKHSIDGMINQVGIKAPSRGERTYLGKQSEGSSDAYETDDNNNRTPSHSLPKDSKPLLRFKFKKPSIESQNSSQQEEEKMTIKGQRSKRKRPSPFKEKTTFNESEGVSQSRQDSAMDGIMDANWILMKLGNDAIGKRVEVHQTSDNSWHKGVVTDVVEGTSKLYVALDDGKVKNVELRKQGVRFVPQKQKRSKT from the exons ATGGCATTTCACGTAGCTTGTCCAATTACATG TCGCCGAATCTGTTTCTGCACGCTAGGGTTTCCGCGCGCTCTCCACGCTGCTCCCGACGCTGCCGCCAATGCCTTCGTTCACGATGTTGCGTCGCTCCGCGACTTCCTCGCCGACACGCGCAGGGACGACGCCACCGTGCAGGTCCCCGTCCCCAAGGTTctgccgccgccgccgcctcctcctcctccatcCGACGCTGTTTCTCTCGGCGCTGACGCGCTCGATGAGTCGGCCTCCATGAAGGCCAAGCGCATCGCCCTCCAGCGCAAGGGTGCCGCCGCCATGATCGCCGCCGAGGAGTACGCTCGCCGCTTCGAGTCCGGCGATGTCGTG AATACTCCGGGAAATGTTACTGGAGACGACCAGGGTCAAGCCAATAGGAGCTATTGTCGAATTTGCAAATGTGGAGAAAATGAAGGAAGTGAGAAAGCTCAGAAGATGCTATCGTGCAAAAGTTGTGGTAAGAAGTACCATAGGAACTGCCTGAGAAGTTGGGGTCGAAATAGAG ATTTGTTTCATTGGAGTTCATGGACCTGTCCTCTTTGCCGGATTTGTGAG GCTTGCAGAAGGACTGGTGATCCAAGTAAGTTCATGTTTTGCAAAAGGTGCGATGGTGCTTACCACTGTTATTGTCTTCAACCTCCACACAAG AGTGTTTGTAATGGGCCTTATTTGTGCACAAAACACGCAAGATGTCACAGTTGTGGATCCAATGTCCCTGGAAATGGACTAAGTGTGAG GTGGTTTATGTCATATACCAACTGCGATGCATGTGGAAGATTGTTTACGAAAGGGAACTACTGTCCTGTTTGTTTGAAG GTTTACAGAGATTCAGAATCAACACCTATGGTTTGTTGTGATAGTTGCCAGCTCTGGGTACATTGCCAGTGTGACAATATCAG TGATGAAAAATATCACCAGTTTCAATTGGATGGGAATTTGCAGTATAAATGTCCTACATGTCGTGGGGAATGTTATCAG GTCAAGAATCCTGAAGATGCTGCCCGAGAGATTTGGAGGAGAAGGAATATTGCTGAAAGAGATTTGATTGCTAGCTTGAGGGCTGCAGCTGGTTTGCCAACTCAAGAAGAGATATTTTCTATTTCACCATTTTCAGATGATGAGGATAGTGGGCCTTTAAAACTAAAGAGTGAATCTGCTCGTTCCTTTAAGTTCTCTCTAAAGAATTTGGCCAATGACTCACCAAAGAAGAAATCTTCTAGCAAAAAGACTGCTAAGAAAAAAGACTCACAGTTATTTATGACTAGTAAAATTGACACACACAATAGTTGTGAAGGACATAGTGATATTAAATCTTTGCATAGCTTAGATGATGATAAGAATGATGATATACAATCCCAGAGAAATGAAGGTCCAGATGTTTACTCATCCCCTGCTGCTGGAAGCTTGAGTCAAACTGAAGCATCTTTTCCTATTGATCAGCCAGGGATTTTGAAACAAAAGTTTGTTGATGAGGTGATGGTCAGTGATGAAGAGAGGAAACCCAGAGTAGTtcgaattaaaagcaacaaggCACTTATTCCAGATAGTGAAGAGGAAAGTGGAAAACACAGTCTTAAGACTCAGAATGTGAAAGGGAAGAAGTTGGTTATAAATTTGGGAGCACGGAAAATTAACGTGGCTAGTTCTCCACGGTCTGATACTTCAAGCTGCCAAAAAGATCAAGATCCAGTGACTGTTAATG GAAATGAAGATATAAGCCAATGGAGGAAGGGAGACAAGTTTGCATTAGATAGACAAGATGACACAGCTAGGCATATTGACGGTAAag GAAACAAAGTTGATTCTGGGCAATCAAAAATTTTCAGGGTTTCGGGAAGAGAAGGGAATTTGATTAAGCTGGGAAAAGTTAAGCCAGATGTTTCTGAATTCAACCTGACCTCTGGTAGAGGCAATATGTCTGATGGGCGGATAAAACATAGTATTGATGGAATGATTAATCAGGTTGGAATAAAAGCCCCATCAAGAGGTGAAAGGACATATTTGGGGAAGCAGTCAGAAGGCAGCTCTGATGCATATGAGACAGATGACAATAATAATCGTACACCTTCACATTCTTTGCCAAAAGACTCCAAACCTTTACTGAGATTTAAATTCAAGAAACCCAGCATTGAAAGTCAAAATTCTTCTCAACAGGAGGAAGAGAAGATGACAATCAAGGGCCAGAGGTCAAAAAGGAAGAGACCTTCACCTTTTAAGGAGAAAACAACATTTAATGAGTCTGAAGGTGTAAGTCAATCACGTCAAGACAGTGCAATGGATGGGATAATGGATGCAAACTGGATATTAATGAAATTGGGCAATGATGCAATTGGAAAGAGAGTTGAAGTTCATCAGACATCTGACAATTCTTG GCACAAGGGAGTGGTTACTGATGTAGTGGAAGGCACTTCAAAGTTATATGTTGCATTAGACGATGGGAAAGTGAAGAACGTGGAACTCAGGAAACAAGGGGTCCGTTTTGTTCCTCAAAAGCAGAAGAGATCTAAGACATGA